One Setaria italica strain Yugu1 chromosome I, Setaria_italica_v2.0, whole genome shotgun sequence DNA window includes the following coding sequences:
- the LOC101766131 gene encoding ethylene-responsive transcription factor-like protein At4g13040 has product MVSLRRRRLLGLCSGKDSLPVDLPKPIENEKPVEVVHSNVKTFSVHPLPPTSDVLTKSSNGSDDSKEEKTQYYPGKEIKRRKRHRRKQYVDQEPCIMRGVYFKNMKWQAAIKVDKKQIHLGTVGTQDEAARLYDRAAFMCGREPNFELSEEEKQELRKYTWEDFLAVTRNTITSKKQKKVGLLRRSKADLFMGQSDGDTEMANGGGSSNSDNGDAETSAS; this is encoded by the exons ATGGTTAGCTTGAGGCGACGTCGACTATTGGGGCTTTGTTCTG GGAAAGACTCATTGCCCGTTGATCTTCCTAAGCCCATTGAGAATGAAAAACCTGTGGAAGTTGTACATTCCAATGTGAAGACATTCAGTGTACACCCACTGCCCCCG ACTTCTGATGTGCTCACAAAATCCTCAAATGGTTCTGATGATTCGAAGGAAGAGAAAACACAGTACTATCCAG GCAAGGAAATCAAGCGCAGAAAACGACATAGAAGAAAGCAGTATGTGGATCAAGAGCCATGCATTATGAGGGgggtttatttcaaaaatatgaaatggcaGGCTGCCATAAAAGTTGACAAGAAACAGATTCATTTGGGTACTGTTGGGACACAGGATGAAGCAGCTCGGCTTTATGATAG GGCTGCTTTTATGTGTGGAAGGGAGCCAAACTTTGAGCTTTCCGAGGAAGAGAAGCAAGAACTGCGGAAGTACACCTGGGAGGACTTCTTAGCTGTAACTCGCAACACAATAACCAGCAAAA AACAAAAGAAGGTTGGGTTGCTAAGGCGTAGCAAGGCGGACTTGTTCATGGGACAGAGTGATGGTGATACTGAGATGGCAAATGGCGGTGGCTCATCGAATTCTGACAATGGAGATGCCGAGACATCAGCATCTTAG